In the Oncorhynchus keta strain PuntledgeMale-10-30-2019 chromosome 29, Oket_V2, whole genome shotgun sequence genome, one interval contains:
- the LOC118362935 gene encoding AH receptor-interacting protein-like isoform X1, whose protein sequence is MEELAIKLLVEGIQKKVVSPGKGELSTFPDGTKVIFHYRSSLCDGTVLDDSRTMGGRSKPMELILGKKFKLAVWERVIATMREGEVADFTCDVKHTALYPLVSQSLRNISAGKDPLEGQRHCCGIAQIHSHHSLGHCDLDQLQANPQPLVFTLELMEVLTPGSFRLDIWAMTDEEKLEVVPQIHVEGNALYKKGNVKEAAEKYHNAIACLKNLQMKERPGDEGWIKLDLMITPLMLNYCQCQLVQGQYYEVLDHCSSIISKYEDNIKAYFKRAKAHAAVWNETEARADFATVVELDPSLGLSVAKELRAMEERIRSKEKEEKGRYKSLFSYDSNALATATTG, encoded by the exons ATGGAGGAACTGGCTATCAAGCTACTCGTAGAAGGCATTCAGAAGAAAGTGGTCAGTCCAGGCAAAGGCGAGCTTTCAACGTTTCCTGATGGGACAAAG gtgatattccactACCGCTCCAGCCTGTGTGATGGCACGGTGCTGGATGACTCCAGGACCATGGGGGGCCGGAGCAAGCCCATGGAACTCATCTTGGGAAAGAAGTTCAAGCTGGCCGTGTGGGAGCGAGTCATTGCCAccatgagggagggagaagtggCAGATTTCACATGTGACGTCAAG cacacagccctgtacCCGCTGGTGTCCCAGTCCCTGAGGAACATCAGTGCAGGGAAGGACCCCCTGGAGGGCCAGAGACACTGCTGTGGCATCGCTCAAATCCACTCACACCACTCCCTGGGCCACTGTGACCTGGACCAGCTCCAAGCCAACCCTCAGCCCCTGGTCTTCACCCTGGAGCTCATGGAG GTTTTGACACCCGGCTCGTTCAGACTGGACATCTGGGCGATGACGGACGAGGAGAAGCTGGAGGTGGTGCCTCAGATCCACGTGGAAGGTAACGCCCTGTACAAGAAGGGCAACGTGAAGGAGGCGGCCGAGAAGTACCACAATGCCATCGCCTGTCTAAAGAATCTGCAGATGAAG GAGCGTCCGGGCGATGAGGGCTGGATCAAGCTGGACCTCATGATCACGCCCCTGATGCTGAACTACTGCCAGTGTCAGCTGGTCCAGGGTCAGTACTACGAGGTGCTGGACCACTGCTCCTCCATCATCTCCAAATACGAGG ACAACATAAAGGCCTACTTCAAGCGGGCCAAGGCCCACGCGGCAGTGTGGAACGAGACGGAGGCGCGGGCGGATTTTGCCACGGTGGTGGAGCTGGACCCGTCGCTGGGGCTCTCGGTGGCTAAGGAGCTGAGGGCCATGGAGGAGAGGATCCGCTccaaggagaaggaggagaagggccGCTACAAGAGTCTGTTCAGCTACGACAGCAACGCCCTGGCCACCGCTACAACG GGCTGA
- the LOC118362935 gene encoding AH receptor-interacting protein-like isoform X2, which yields MEELAIKLLVEGIQKKVVSPGKGELSTFPDGTKVIFHYRSSLCDGTVLDDSRTMGGRSKPMELILGKKFKLAVWERVIATMREGEVADFTCDVKHTALYPLVSQSLRNISAGKDPLEGQRHCCGIAQIHSHHSLGHCDLDQLQANPQPLVFTLELMEVLTPGSFRLDIWAMTDEEKLEVVPQIHVEGNALYKKGNVKEAAEKYHNAIACLKNLQMKERPGDEGWIKLDLMITPLMLNYCQCQLVQDNIKAYFKRAKAHAAVWNETEARADFATVVELDPSLGLSVAKELRAMEERIRSKEKEEKGRYKSLFSYDSNALATATTG from the exons ATGGAGGAACTGGCTATCAAGCTACTCGTAGAAGGCATTCAGAAGAAAGTGGTCAGTCCAGGCAAAGGCGAGCTTTCAACGTTTCCTGATGGGACAAAG gtgatattccactACCGCTCCAGCCTGTGTGATGGCACGGTGCTGGATGACTCCAGGACCATGGGGGGCCGGAGCAAGCCCATGGAACTCATCTTGGGAAAGAAGTTCAAGCTGGCCGTGTGGGAGCGAGTCATTGCCAccatgagggagggagaagtggCAGATTTCACATGTGACGTCAAG cacacagccctgtacCCGCTGGTGTCCCAGTCCCTGAGGAACATCAGTGCAGGGAAGGACCCCCTGGAGGGCCAGAGACACTGCTGTGGCATCGCTCAAATCCACTCACACCACTCCCTGGGCCACTGTGACCTGGACCAGCTCCAAGCCAACCCTCAGCCCCTGGTCTTCACCCTGGAGCTCATGGAG GTTTTGACACCCGGCTCGTTCAGACTGGACATCTGGGCGATGACGGACGAGGAGAAGCTGGAGGTGGTGCCTCAGATCCACGTGGAAGGTAACGCCCTGTACAAGAAGGGCAACGTGAAGGAGGCGGCCGAGAAGTACCACAATGCCATCGCCTGTCTAAAGAATCTGCAGATGAAG GAGCGTCCGGGCGATGAGGGCTGGATCAAGCTGGACCTCATGATCACGCCCCTGATGCTGAACTACTGCCAGTGTCAGCTGGTCCAGG ACAACATAAAGGCCTACTTCAAGCGGGCCAAGGCCCACGCGGCAGTGTGGAACGAGACGGAGGCGCGGGCGGATTTTGCCACGGTGGTGGAGCTGGACCCGTCGCTGGGGCTCTCGGTGGCTAAGGAGCTGAGGGCCATGGAGGAGAGGATCCGCTccaaggagaaggaggagaagggccGCTACAAGAGTCTGTTCAGCTACGACAGCAACGCCCTGGCCACCGCTACAACG GGCTGA
- the cdk2ap2 gene encoding cyclin-dependent kinase 2-associated protein 2, translating into MSYKPIAPAPSGSNHTPPGSSVPSPSLPSNFRPAFSDFGPPSMGFVQPVKVSQGSTYSELLSVIEEMSREIRPTYAGSKSAMERLKRGIIHARALVRECLAETERSART; encoded by the exons ATGAGCTACAAACCCATCGCCCCTGCTCCGTCCGGCTCCAACCACACCCCGCCAG GCTCCAGTGttccctccccctcactcccctccaacTTCAGACCAGCGTTCAGTGATTTCGGCCCGCCATCGATGGGCTTCGTTCAG ccagTGAAAGTGTCTCAGGGCTCAACCTACAGCGAGCTGCTGTCAGTTATCGAGGAGATGAGTCGCGAGATCCGCCCCACCTACGCCGGGAGCAAGAGTGCCATGGAGAGGCTAAAGAGAG GTATCATTCACGCGAGGGCGCTGGTCAGGGAGTGTCTGgcggagacagagaggagcgCTCGCACATAA
- the LOC118362093 gene encoding G-protein coupled receptor 83-like yields MRVACLWLSLTYLVPSLDGLGAREYNNSTIFGGGLFVDAEGLLNLSAPYTPNRTNVFSLDLDDGTLADWRSMAVKNCYGGESHNRTVKSLLVLAYSFIIVISLFGNTLVCHVVIKNKRMHSATSLFIINLAVADILITLLNMPFTLVRFVNSSWWFGKGMCHISRFVQYCSLHVSTLTLTAIALDRRQVILHPLRPRMSPARGVVCVILIWVMASCFSLPHAIYQELLTFVYSKEKVRSLCVPDFPEPSDVYWQCIDLLTFILLYVLPLLIITAAYSTVARRLWRRNAIGDTTTAQFAVQRRKRRRTLAMLLVVVGVFAVCWFPLNCYVVLLSSQAIQSSNALYFCFHWLAMSSTCYNPFIYCCLNPTFHQELRLLLGMCRKRGRGGVGPVLVAPPSCALCHRAAWPESRTCSRPSHAPSHPSRASSRPSHSSSSHQLPKDRHVLFSARHANKTDILSVEPIVAVS; encoded by the exons ATGCGAGTTGCGTGTCTGTGGCTGTCCCTCACCTATTTGGTCCCCAGCCTCGACGGGTTGGGGGCACGGGAATACAACAACTCAACCATTTTCGGCGGGGGTCTATTTGTGGATGCAGAAGGACTGCTGAACCTGTCAGCTCCGTATACGCCCAACCGGACAAATGTCTTCTCGCTTGACCTGGACGATGGCACGCTCGCGGACTGGCGCTCCATGGCAGTTAAAAATTGCTACGGTGGAGAGTCCCATAACCGGACCGTGAAATCCCTACTGGTCCTGGCTTACTCGTTCATCATTGTCATCTCGCTGTTCGGAAACACGCTGGTGTGCCATGTGGTGATCAAGAACAAGCGGATGCACTCCGCCACGAGTCTGTTCATCATTAACCTCGCAGTGGCAGACATTCTTATAACGCTGCTCAACATGCCCTTTACTTTG GTCCGTTTTGTGAATAGCAGCTGGTGGTTCGGGAAGGGAATGTGCCACATTAGCCGGTTCGTCCAGTATTGCTCCCTGCACGTATCCACACTCACGCTCACGGCAATCGCGCTGGACAGACGCCAG gTCATTCTCCACCCTCTGAGGCCCCGCATGTCCCCGGCtcgtggtgttgtgtgtgtgattcttATCTGGGTCATGGCCAGCTGCTTCTCCTTGCCTCATGCCATCTACCAGGAGCTCCTAACCTTCgtgtacag TAAGGAAAAGGTGCGCAGCCTTTGTGTCCCCGACTTCCCCGAGCCCTCTGACGTCTATTGGCAGTGCATTGACCTCCTCACCTTCATCCTCCTCTACGTCCTACCCCTCCTCATCATCACCGCCGCCTACTCAACCGTGGCACGCCGCCTGTGGCGCCGTAACGCTATCGGGGACACCACCACTGCGCAGTTCGCTGTGCAGCGGCGGAAGCGGCGGCGCACCCTGGCTATGTTGTTGGTGGTTGTTGGGGTGTTTGCGGTATGCTGGTTCCCTCTGAACTGCTACGTGGTGCTTCTCTCCAGCCAGGCCATTCAGTCATCCAATGCCTTGTATTTCTGTTTTCATTGGCTGGCGATGAGCTCGACGTGTTACAATCCCTTCATCTACTGTTGTCTGAACCCCACCTTCCACCAGGAGCTTAGGCTGCTATTGGGCATGTGCCGGAAGAGGGGGCGTGGAGGGGTGGGGCCGGTGCTGGTGGCTCCACCCTCCTGCGCACTCTGCCACAGAGCCGCCTGGCCGGAGAGCCGCACCTGTTCTCGGCCGAGTCACGCCCCTTCACACCCGAGTCGTGCCTCCTCTCGGCCAAGCCACTCCTCGTCCTCTCACCAGCTTCCTAAAGACAGGCATGTCCTTTTCTCTGCAAGACATGCCAATAAAACAGACATCCTATCAGTGGAGCCTATAGTAGCTGTCAGTTAA